The following are from one region of the Quercus robur chromosome 1, dhQueRobu3.1, whole genome shotgun sequence genome:
- the LOC126722803 gene encoding protein RGF1 INDUCIBLE TRANSCRIPTION FACTOR 1 codes for MEAMLVPSWLESLLSSDFFSVCSSHKDSPRSECNMFCLDCQDDAFCFYCRSTRHKDHPVIQIRRSSYHDVVRVTEIEKVLDISGVQTYVINSARVLFLNERPQPKTTGKASSHLCEICRRSLLDPFRFCSLGCKLVGIKRNGDASFILSTKNDEITERMPRRLAAKAEEELREGIQQEMYQSMPPPSHSNSRRRKGIPQRAPLGP; via the exons ATG GAGGCAATGTTGGTGCCATCATGGCTTGAATCCTTGTTATCTTCAGATTTCTTCTCTGTTTGCTCCTCACACAAGGATTCCCCACGTAGCGAATGCAACATGTTTTGCCTTGATTGCCAGGATGATGCATTTTGCTTCTACTGCCGATCAACACGGCACAAAGATCACCCAGTAATTCAA ATTAGGCGATCATCATATCATGATGTTGTTCGGGTCACTGAGATTGAGAAGGTTTTGGACATTAGTGGAGTTCAGACTTATGTGATAAACAGTGCTAGAGTTCTCTTCCTCAATGAGAGACCTCAGCCTAAGACTACTGGTAAGGCAAGCAGTCATTTGTGCGAAATATGTAGGAGAAGTCTCTTGGACCCATTTCGCTTTTGTTCATTGGGATGTAAG CTTGTAGGAATTAAAAGAAATGGGGATGCAAGCTTTATCTTAAGCACCAAGAATGATGAAATCACGGAAAGAATGCCAAGAAGATTGGCAGCAAAGGCAGAAGAAGAATTGCGTGAAGGGATCCAACAAGAAATGTACCAAAGCATGCCTCCTCCATCTCATTCcaattcaagaagaagaaagggtaTCCCTCAAAGGGCACCTTTAGGGCCTTAA
- the LOC126722794 gene encoding serine carboxypeptidase-like 51, with translation MGNWGIIVFSLLLCSPLFHGEIAVAAKAKEGSEEWGYVEVRPKAHMFWWLYKSPYRVENSTKPWPIILWLQGGPGASGVGIGNFEEVGPLDTDLKARNSTWLRKADLLFVDNPVGTGYSFVEDEKMFVTTDEEAGNDLTTLLEELFNKNENLQKSPLYIVAESYGGKFAVTLALAAVKAIEAGKLKLKLGGVALGDSWISPEDYVLSWGPLLKDVSRIDNNGLQASNSVAQKIKKQIQEGQYVEATDSWSELESVIARFSNNVDFYNFLQDSGSDSISITAMESSKAISGRRYSRYLSSLRSSLAATGGLDDIMNGVIKKKLKIPENVTWGGQSDSVFTKLSGDFMKPVISGVDELLAKGINVTVYNGQIDLICATKGTQAWVEKLKWEGLQNFLSTDRTPLYCGSNRGSTKGFRKSYKNFHFYWILGAGHFVPVNQPCVTLNMIGAFTQSPAVST, from the exons ATGGGAAACTGGGGTATtattgttttctctcttcttctctgttctCCTCTGTTTCATGGAGAAATAGCAGTAGCTGCAAAAGCCAAGGAAGGATCAGAAGAATGGGGATATGTTGAAGTCAGACCCA AAGCCCATATGTTCTGGTGGCTTTATAAAAGTCCATACAGAGTTGAGAATTCCACAAAGCCATGGCCTATCATTCTATGGCTGCAGGGTGGACCT GGTGCTTCAGGAGTTGGGATAGGGAATTTTGAAGAGGTTGGGCCTCTAGACACTGATTTGAAGGCACGGAATTCGACATGGTTGCGAAAAGCTGATCTTCTGTTTGTG GATAATCCAGTTGGAACCGGATATAGTTTTGTTGAGGATGAAAAAATGTTTGTGACAACCGATGAGGAAGCAGGAAATGATTTAACAACATTGTTGGAGGAGTTATTCAATAAGAATGAGAACCTACAAAAGAGTCCCCTGTACATTGTAGCAGAGTCTTATGGTGGTAAATTTGCTGTCACTCTTGCACTAGCAGCCGTGAAAGCCATAGAAGCTGGGAAATTGAAGCTTAAACTGGGAG GAGTGGCATTAGGGGACAGCTGGATCTCCCCAGAAGATTATGTG TTATCATGGGGTCCTCTTCTCAAAGATGTCTCGAGAATTGATAACAATGGGCTTCAGGCATCAAACAG TGTCgctcaaaaaattaagaaacaaattCAGGAAGGTCAATATGTTGAGGCAACCGATTCGTGGTCAGAACTTGAGTCAGTGATTGCCAGATTTAGCAATAATGTG GACTTCTACAATTTTCTACAGGATTCTGGAAGTGACTCGATATCCATAACAGCCATGGAATCATCAAAAGCGATTTCAGGAAGAAGATATTCAAGATATTTGAGTTCCTTGAGGTCTTCTCTTGCTGCTACTGGTGGTTTGGATGATATTATGAATggtgtcattaaaaaaaagctCAAGATTCCGGAAAATGTGAC GTGGGGAGGACAGTCAGATTCTGTTTTTACAAAGCTTTCAGGGGATTTCATGAAACCAGTGATTAGTGGG GTCGATGAGCTCCTTGCTAAAGGAATAAATGTGACTGTATACAATGGACAA ATTGATCTTATTTGTGCAACGAAGGGGACACAAGCATGGGTTGAGAAGCTCAA GTGGGAAGGGCTGCAAAATTTCTTGAGCACCGACAGAACCCCTCTCTATTGTGGGAGTAATAGAGGAAGTACCAAAGGGTTCAGGAAGTCATACAAAAACTTTCACTTTTATTGGATTCTTGGAGCAGGCCACTTT GTACCAGTGAACCAGCCTTGCGTTACGTTAAACATGATAGGTGCCTTCACACAGTCACCAGCGGTTTCTACgtag